A single genomic interval of Petroclostridium xylanilyticum harbors:
- a CDS encoding TIGR03960 family B12-binding radical SAM protein yields the protein MSQKIDDRILSNVQKPTRYIGNEWNSIHKDPKQVDIRFAFCFPDVYEVGMSHLGMKILYHMLNDRDDVYCERVFAPWVDMEEKMRENNIPLFALESGDAIVNFDFVGFTLQYEMSYSNILNMLDLAGIPFLSTEREEHHPFVCAGGPCAYNPEPLAEIIDFFMMGEGEEVLNEVMDVYLQWKRSKGTRIEFLDMVSQIEGVYVPQFYNVIYNTDGTINKIERAAEKYPGKIRKRIIKDLDNAYFPEKIIVPFMEIVHDRIMLEIFRGCTRGCRFCQAGMIYRPVRERTPERLLQIAQALQKSTGYEEISLSSLSTSDYRALEDLTQQLIEMTEKEKINLSLPSLRIDSFSLDLMEKVQKVRKSGLTFAPEAGTQRIRDVINKGVTEEDLIKSVTLAFEGGWNNVKLYFMIGLPTETMEDVEGIADLAHKVVNAYYSVPKEKRNKGLNVTISTSSFVPKAFTPFQWQAQDTIEQLKEKQMHLKSRIKSKQITYNWHESHVSFLEGVFARGDRKLSKVLIQAHKKGCKFDGWNEHFKFEKWMEAFEECEIDPLFYTSRTREYSEVLPWDHIDVGVTKKFLIKEAEKALKGETTPHCRQNCTGCGVTIFGGGVCVE from the coding sequence ATGTCACAAAAGATAGATGACAGAATATTAAGTAATGTACAAAAGCCAACAAGGTACATAGGGAATGAATGGAATAGTATACATAAAGATCCTAAGCAGGTAGATATTCGATTTGCTTTTTGCTTTCCTGACGTATATGAAGTAGGTATGTCCCATTTGGGAATGAAAATATTATATCATATGCTAAATGACAGGGATGATGTTTATTGTGAAAGAGTCTTTGCCCCATGGGTTGATATGGAGGAAAAGATGAGAGAAAACAACATCCCTTTATTCGCTTTGGAGAGCGGAGATGCGATAGTTAATTTTGATTTTGTAGGTTTTACACTGCAGTATGAGATGAGCTACAGCAATATTCTGAATATGTTGGACCTTGCAGGTATTCCTTTTCTTTCCACTGAAAGGGAGGAACACCATCCTTTTGTATGTGCAGGAGGACCTTGTGCCTATAATCCGGAGCCTCTTGCTGAAATTATAGATTTTTTTATGATGGGAGAGGGCGAAGAAGTATTAAATGAAGTAATGGATGTTTATCTGCAATGGAAGCGTTCTAAAGGCACCAGAATAGAGTTTCTGGATATGGTAAGTCAAATAGAAGGGGTATATGTTCCACAATTCTACAATGTTATTTATAATACTGATGGGACAATAAATAAAATAGAAAGAGCAGCAGAAAAATATCCCGGGAAAATACGCAAGAGAATTATAAAAGACCTGGATAATGCCTATTTTCCCGAAAAAATAATTGTCCCTTTTATGGAAATTGTCCATGATAGAATTATGCTTGAAATATTCCGTGGATGTACGAGGGGATGCCGTTTCTGTCAGGCAGGGATGATATACCGGCCGGTAAGGGAAAGGACCCCGGAAAGATTATTACAAATCGCACAAGCTTTACAAAAAAGTACCGGTTATGAAGAAATCTCCCTTTCATCGCTCAGCACCAGCGATTATAGAGCTTTAGAGGACTTAACCCAACAGTTGATTGAGATGACGGAGAAGGAGAAAATAAATTTATCTCTTCCATCCCTGCGGATCGATTCCTTTTCCCTTGATTTAATGGAGAAAGTACAAAAAGTTAGGAAGAGCGGCTTAACTTTTGCCCCTGAAGCCGGAACACAGAGAATACGGGATGTGATAAACAAAGGAGTAACTGAAGAGGACCTTATAAAATCTGTTACGCTTGCTTTTGAAGGCGGATGGAATAACGTTAAATTGTACTTTATGATTGGATTACCGACTGAAACTATGGAAGATGTTGAAGGAATTGCAGATTTGGCCCATAAAGTAGTAAATGCCTATTATTCTGTACCAAAAGAAAAACGCAATAAAGGATTAAATGTTACTATCAGTACGTCTTCTTTTGTACCCAAGGCTTTTACACCTTTTCAATGGCAGGCGCAGGATACTATTGAACAGTTGAAAGAAAAACAAATGCATCTTAAAAGCAGAATAAAGAGTAAACAAATAACTTATAATTGGCATGAATCTCATGTGAGTTTCCTGGAAGGTGTATTTGCACGGGGCGACAGGAAGTTATCCAAGGTTTTAATCCAGGCGCACAAAAAAGGATGTAAGTTTGACGGATGGAATGAACACTTTAAGTTTGAAAAATGGATGGAAGCTTTTGAGGAATGTGAAATCGATCCGCTTTTCTATACTTCAAGGACCAGAGAGTATAGTGAGGTGCTCCCATGGGATCATATAGATGTTGGGGTTACTAAAAAGTTTTTGATAAAAGAAGCTGAAAAAGCCTTAAAGGGAGAAACTACGCCCCATTGCAGGCAAAATTGTACCGGATGCGGTGTAACTATATTTGGAGGGGGTGTATGTGTTGAGTAG
- a CDS encoding M50 family metallopeptidase: MRLGDGSSVECAFHATEEPSPCRSPEQSSIFSSLFVPGVPGVAVNMTLSPNLNGEVNRCIKNSSKYFYIHPLFYFVLIVAIFTQNLKKVAILYMIAVIHELFHLIIARNFKIKIECVKVMPFGITLKIKDNYIPKPEHEIIVAIAGPFSNALMMFIAFFVKIYYLLDTDDITFFIFANIVIGVINLIPVLPLDGGRILKAILTIQWGFIKAFNFTLKVTKIISFFLFILGIYMLYLTRFNFSLLLIAAFLIFNIANERQNNNLMVMKEIVYYKEKLLKEGIFKAKNIVVIYNLPAQKLLKNFSYNHFHLVTVIDSKMNIIGTLTEAQIIEGLVDLGCEVKVEEILLNNRL; the protein is encoded by the coding sequence ATGCGACTTGGGGACGGTTCGTCTGTCGAATGCGCTTTTCATGCGACTGAGGAACCGTCCCCATGTCGAAGCCCTGAGCAATCAAGCATATTTTCATCATTATTTGTGCCGGGTGTGCCCGGCGTGGCAGTTAATATGACTTTGAGTCCGAATCTTAACGGGGAGGTGAACCGGTGCATTAAGAATTCGTCCAAATATTTTTATATTCACCCGTTATTTTATTTTGTTTTAATTGTAGCGATTTTTACTCAAAATCTAAAGAAAGTAGCTATTTTATATATGATAGCAGTCATACACGAACTTTTTCATTTAATTATAGCCCGTAATTTTAAAATTAAAATTGAATGTGTAAAAGTCATGCCTTTTGGTATTACACTTAAAATTAAAGATAATTATATTCCCAAGCCAGAGCATGAAATAATCGTCGCAATTGCAGGGCCTTTTTCAAATGCACTAATGATGTTTATTGCATTTTTTGTAAAAATATATTATTTGTTGGATACAGATGATATAACTTTTTTTATTTTTGCGAATATTGTCATCGGGGTCATCAATCTTATACCAGTACTACCCCTGGATGGAGGTAGAATTCTAAAAGCAATATTGACAATTCAGTGGGGATTTATCAAGGCTTTCAACTTTACGCTCAAGGTTACTAAAATTATTAGCTTTTTCCTTTTTATATTAGGGATATACATGCTGTATCTTACCAGGTTCAACTTTTCCCTGCTGCTTATAGCGGCTTTTCTGATTTTTAATATAGCAAATGAACGGCAAAACAATAATTTGATGGTGATGAAAGAAATTGTGTATTACAAGGAGAAACTTCTAAAAGAAGGGATCTTTAAGGCTAAGAATATCGTCGTTATATATAATCTTCCTGCACAAAAGCTTTTAAAGAATTTCAGCTATAATCATTTTCATCTAGTGACAGTCATTGATAGCAAAATGAATATTATCGGTACGTTAACAGAGGCTCAGATCATAGAAGGTTTGGTTGATTTGGGTTGTGAAGTAAAAGTTGAAGAAATATTGCTGAACAATAGATTGTAA
- a CDS encoding M23 family metallopeptidase has product MESTYRKRRYGRYNYHAKNKKNRSQEEFVENVIKQVIACCVIFLLIFGLKNINSPITNLIISHIKSALSYTLDFNSTYKSVATFTENLGIINRKSGEVKKNTNVTTGPDGPQQDIKIDSQNQDSNNLIKIDGTDSNGINNISDNKPEKLDNKLMLDFQEEPTVEVEKADVKIKQKMVPPLNGVITSKFGMRKHPLYQKDLFHYGIDIDGKKGENIVAAMDGEVVETGYDDTYGKYIKLKHQDDIYTFYAHCNEIMVKKGQQVKIKDVIAKVGDSGVVLGEHLHFEIWNKDKVLDPMKYIKLPLDPNMADG; this is encoded by the coding sequence ATGGAAAGTACCTACAGAAAAAGGCGTTATGGAAGATACAATTATCATGCAAAAAACAAAAAAAACAGAAGTCAAGAGGAGTTCGTAGAAAACGTTATAAAACAGGTTATAGCGTGCTGTGTAATTTTCTTGCTTATTTTTGGGCTGAAAAATATCAACTCGCCTATCACAAATTTGATAATCAGCCATATTAAATCTGCCTTATCCTATACATTAGACTTTAACAGTACATACAAAAGTGTAGCAACTTTTACAGAGAACCTGGGAATAATAAACCGAAAAAGTGGTGAAGTGAAAAAAAACACAAATGTTACAACAGGACCAGATGGCCCACAACAAGATATAAAAATAGATTCCCAAAACCAGGATAGCAATAATTTAATCAAAATAGATGGAACGGATTCAAACGGGATAAACAATATTTCGGATAATAAACCGGAAAAACTGGACAATAAATTAATGCTGGATTTTCAAGAAGAACCTACAGTTGAAGTAGAAAAAGCGGATGTAAAGATTAAACAGAAAATGGTTCCACCGCTTAATGGAGTGATTACTTCAAAGTTTGGAATGCGCAAACATCCTTTGTATCAGAAAGATCTTTTCCATTATGGCATAGATATTGACGGGAAAAAAGGTGAGAATATTGTTGCTGCGATGGATGGAGAAGTAGTAGAGACAGGATACGATGATACCTATGGTAAATATATAAAACTAAAACATCAGGATGATATATATACGTTTTATGCACATTGTAATGAAATTATGGTCAAGAAAGGCCAGCAGGTAAAAATAAAAGATGTGATTGCCAAGGTAGGGGATTCGGGTGTAGTGCTGGGAGAGCATTTGCACTTTGAGATATGGAACAAGGATAAGGTTTTAGATCCCATGAAATACATTAAACTGCCATTAGATCCTAATATGGCGGATGGTTGA
- a CDS encoding YkuS family protein, whose product MGKRIGIEPALTPIRDYLNEKGYDVINLSHGMRKDSTNYNQFDAIVVTGMSDDFLGMEDTKTDAVIIDASGLTPAEVENQIKQRTR is encoded by the coding sequence TTGGGTAAGAGAATAGGAATTGAACCTGCATTGACTCCTATTAGGGATTACTTAAATGAAAAAGGTTACGATGTGATAAACCTCAGCCATGGGATGAGAAAAGATTCTACAAATTATAATCAATTTGATGCAATTGTAGTTACCGGTATGAGTGATGATTTCCTGGGTATGGAAGATACAAAAACTGATGCAGTGATCATAGATGCTTCCGGACTCACTCCGGCAGAAGTAGAAAATCAGATTAAGCAAAGAACAAGATGA
- the mgsA gene encoding methylglyoxal synthase, with the protein MNIALIAHDKKKELMVQFCIAYKGILAKHSLFATGTTGGLVIEATGLKVHRFLSGPQGGDQQIGARIAYNEIDLVLFFRDPLTAQPHEPDVNALLRLCDVHNIPLATNVATAEVLVRGLERGDLDWRDIVNPKNKK; encoded by the coding sequence ATGAATATTGCATTAATTGCTCATGATAAAAAGAAAGAATTAATGGTGCAATTTTGCATTGCTTACAAAGGTATATTGGCAAAACATTCTCTTTTTGCTACAGGGACAACCGGAGGTTTAGTGATTGAGGCAACAGGGCTTAAGGTGCACCGTTTCCTTTCAGGGCCTCAAGGGGGCGATCAACAGATTGGTGCCAGGATTGCATATAATGAAATTGACCTGGTATTGTTTTTTAGGGATCCGCTCACTGCACAGCCTCATGAACCAGATGTGAATGCTTTACTTAGGCTTTGTGACGTCCATAATATACCGCTGGCGACCAATGTAGCAACTGCAGAAGTGCTGGTTAGAGGTCTTGAAAGAGGAGACCTTGATTGGAGAGATATCGTAAATCCAAAAAATAAAAAATAA
- the rodA gene encoding rod shape-determining protein RodA — translation MFDKKLLRNLDTITIIIVVILVSVGIVAISSATHVHETGDYWAVKRQIMWFVAGLIAMVVVMSIDYNTLGNLSVYMYFFSLLLLVAVLIPGVGVVRNGARSWFDIKVSLIQPAEFIKIIMIITFSKHIEKIKESNESDINSIKNLCTLVAHMALPIFLILKQPDWGTAAVFIGIMIVILFIAGISYKYIVAAFATSAAVLPLLFFFVMKEYQRERLLVFWDPNRDPLGRGYHVIQSKIAIGSGQLYGKGLFHGTQTHLGYLPEQHTDFIFSVIGEELGFIWSSIIIILFVILLLRFLYLATLAKEDFGSYIIIGITAMIFFHILINIGMTMGLAPVTGIPLPFISYGGSSLLTNMMAIGLVLNVAMRRQKINF, via the coding sequence ATGTTTGATAAAAAATTACTCAGAAATTTGGATACCATTACTATCATTATTGTGGTAATATTAGTATCAGTAGGCATAGTAGCTATAAGTAGTGCTACCCATGTGCATGAAACAGGGGATTATTGGGCAGTTAAAAGGCAAATTATGTGGTTTGTCGCAGGGTTAATTGCCATGGTGGTCGTTATGAGCATAGACTATAATACCCTGGGAAATTTAAGTGTGTATATGTATTTTTTTAGCCTGTTGCTTTTAGTTGCAGTCCTTATACCCGGGGTTGGAGTAGTAAGAAATGGAGCAAGAAGCTGGTTTGATATCAAAGTTTCTTTAATTCAACCGGCTGAATTTATAAAAATTATCATGATCATTACTTTTTCAAAGCACATTGAAAAAATTAAAGAAAGTAACGAAAGTGATATAAATAGCATAAAAAATCTATGTACTCTGGTTGCTCATATGGCACTACCAATTTTTCTGATTTTGAAACAGCCAGACTGGGGGACAGCGGCGGTTTTTATTGGTATAATGATTGTTATACTTTTTATTGCCGGCATAAGTTATAAATATATTGTAGCAGCTTTTGCTACCTCAGCCGCAGTTTTGCCTTTGCTGTTTTTCTTCGTTATGAAAGAATACCAAAGAGAGCGGTTATTGGTTTTTTGGGACCCAAACCGTGACCCGCTGGGAAGAGGTTATCACGTTATTCAGTCAAAGATAGCTATAGGTTCGGGCCAGTTGTATGGGAAAGGGCTGTTCCATGGTACCCAGACACATCTGGGGTATTTGCCCGAACAGCATACAGATTTTATTTTTTCCGTTATAGGTGAAGAGTTGGGTTTTATATGGTCCAGCATTATAATTATACTTTTCGTTATACTTTTATTAAGATTTTTATACCTTGCCACTCTTGCCAAGGAAGATTTTGGGTCTTATATCATTATAGGGATTACTGCAATGATATTTTTTCATATTTTAATTAATATCGGAATGACAATGGGGTTAGCACCGGTTACCGGTATTCCCTTACCTTTTATAAGTTATGGAGGCAGTTCACTGCTTACCAATATGATGGCAATAGGTCTGGTATTAAATGTAGCTATGCGAAGACAGAAAATCAACTTTTAG
- the minE gene encoding cell division topological specificity factor MinE translates to MKLFSRGNSSKDIARDRLKLVLIHDRANVSPQFLEMLKSEIMKVISNYIEIQDDELDIQVTRTKSDEGDRVVPALVANIPIKNMKSVGK, encoded by the coding sequence ATGAAGTTGTTTAGCCGTGGTAATAGCTCTAAAGATATAGCCAGGGATAGATTAAAACTGGTCCTGATTCATGATAGGGCCAATGTTTCCCCACAATTTTTAGAAATGCTAAAAAGTGAAATCATGAAAGTCATATCAAACTATATAGAAATTCAGGATGATGAGTTGGATATCCAGGTGACAAGAACAAAGAGTGACGAAGGGGATAGGGTGGTTCCTGCATTAGTAGCAAATATCCCTATCAAAAACATGAAAAGTGTAGGAAAATAG
- the minD gene encoding septum site-determining protein MinD, with protein sequence MGEVIVITSGKGGVGKTTSTANIGTGLALSGKKVVLVDTDIGLRNLDVVMGLENRIVYDLVDVVDGVCRLKQALIKDKRYEGLYLLPAAQTKDKTAVNPEQMLNLCNELKKEFDYILIDCPAGIEQGFKNAIAGADRAIVVTTPEVSAVRDADRIIGLLEAHELRNPLLLINRIRIEMVKKGDMMTIDDIIDILAIDLIGVVPDDENIIISTNRGEPVVSDIKSRAGQAYRNITKRIMGEQVPIMDLDIEKGFMDKLKKLFGMKA encoded by the coding sequence ATGGGTGAGGTTATTGTAATTACGTCCGGCAAAGGCGGCGTGGGAAAGACGACCAGTACGGCCAATATTGGTACCGGGCTGGCACTTTCAGGTAAAAAAGTCGTTTTGGTTGATACTGACATTGGATTAAGGAATCTTGATGTAGTTATGGGACTGGAAAATAGAATAGTTTATGACCTGGTTGATGTTGTTGATGGAGTATGCAGGCTCAAGCAGGCACTTATTAAAGATAAGAGGTACGAGGGGTTATATCTGCTCCCCGCAGCACAAACAAAGGACAAGACTGCTGTAAATCCTGAACAGATGTTAAACCTGTGTAATGAGCTTAAAAAAGAATTTGATTATATACTAATAGACTGTCCGGCAGGAATAGAACAAGGCTTCAAAAATGCAATTGCAGGAGCTGACAGGGCAATTGTTGTAACGACCCCGGAAGTTTCTGCTGTTAGAGATGCCGATAGAATTATAGGGCTGCTGGAAGCTCATGAACTAAGAAATCCTCTTTTACTTATCAACAGGATCAGGATTGAAATGGTGAAAAAAGGAGATATGATGACCATTGATGATATTATAGATATCCTTGCAATTGATTTAATAGGTGTTGTCCCTGATGATGAAAATATTATTATTTCTACAAACAGGGGCGAACCGGTAGTAAGTGATATTAAATCCAGGGCTGGACAAGCATATCGAAACATTACTAAAAGAATCATGGGAGAACAAGTCCCCATTATGGACCTTGATATAGAAAAAGGTTTTATGGATAAACTTAAAAAGCTTTTTGGAATGAAAGCTTAG
- the minC gene encoding septum site-determining protein MinC gives MSQESVIFKGSKNGIIVLLDNQQPFEEIINHIKQKFINAGTFFSGTKLNIAFKGRNLADLEKQQLSHIVTDIIGNDVNIGFEIEEEIDRLRYEGFNGTDEGIAKFHKGTVRSGQRLSAEGNLVIIGDVNPGAEVIAAGNIVVMGSLRGIVHAGCTGNRQAIIVAFNLQPTQLRIADIITRSPDDEIGTREIVPEIAYIKEDKIYIDSYLPKKSV, from the coding sequence ATGAGTCAGGAATCAGTAATTTTTAAAGGAAGTAAAAACGGTATAATAGTACTTTTAGATAATCAGCAACCATTTGAGGAGATTATTAATCATATTAAACAAAAGTTCATAAACGCTGGAACATTTTTTTCCGGAACAAAATTAAACATTGCTTTTAAGGGAAGGAATCTAGCTGACTTGGAAAAACAACAACTTTCACATATCGTTACAGATATCATTGGAAATGATGTGAATATAGGGTTTGAAATTGAAGAGGAAATAGACAGGCTAAGGTATGAAGGTTTTAATGGCACGGATGAGGGAATAGCAAAATTTCACAAAGGTACTGTCAGGTCAGGACAGCGTCTAAGTGCCGAAGGCAACCTGGTTATTATAGGGGATGTGAATCCGGGTGCTGAAGTTATTGCAGCCGGCAACATCGTTGTAATGGGTTCACTTAGGGGGATTGTCCATGCCGGATGTACCGGGAACAGGCAAGCAATTATAGTTGCATTCAATTTGCAACCTACGCAACTAAGAATTGCAGATATCATTACCCGTTCCCCTGATGATGAGATTGGTACGCGTGAAATAGTACCGGAAATTGCATATATAAAAGAGGATAAAATATATATTGATTCATATTTGCCTAAGAAAAGTGTGTGA
- the mrdA gene encoding penicillin-binding protein 2: MVWEKAKNRYFIMSILIIMIGLSFIYRLLQLQIVHGQEYKELSERRLLKSVSIKAPRGEIFDRYGRPLATNRMGFSIQIHKTDIPIQKFNDILLNVIKIIEMNGDSYVDTLPISLPPFEFLFSDSGDIKKEQKEQKWKESKKFDQDATAAQVIEKLKEKYKITNDYSEADIRKIIGVRYEMETRGFGINAPFTIATDVSSNTVMQLEERHLEFSGVNIVTEPIRHYVNGDMAAHILGRVGIIYEEEYNKYKEEYEKTKDETKRYGMNDILGKEGMEKILEPYLKGKDGISSIEQNVEGKLTQVLNSKPPVPGNNAILTIDAELQKVAERSLRDTIQKIREDAIEEIRKNPGRSNIGEDASSGAVVAMDVNTGEILAMATYPTYDPSQFNENYLKLLKDPLKPMLNRAISGAYPPASTFKMLTAIAALEENIITPETRILDRGVYDYYKGDPKRCWIYQARYGYRTHGYENVSDALRDSCNYFFFEVGRQLTIQRLYEYGKKFGLGELTGIELPGESRGIFAGPEYRKLTSKEPWWPGETLSASIGQMHIFTPIQLVSYVSTLANGGTRYKAHLIKRVKSYSDGKKIKEVEPEIISEVKTNPKNLRAVLEGMRNVTQEDGTASHVFKDFPITVAGKTGTAELGEGRGSNNGVFVGFAPYENPQIAVAVVIEHGRSGGNTAPVAREIFAQYLGLNTPKDDYLPVNQLVQ, translated from the coding sequence ATGGTTTGGGAAAAAGCAAAGAATAGATATTTTATTATGAGTATCCTGATTATAATGATAGGACTTTCTTTTATTTACAGGCTTTTACAGCTTCAAATCGTGCACGGACAGGAATATAAAGAACTATCGGAGCGACGATTATTAAAATCGGTATCAATAAAAGCGCCCCGTGGTGAAATATTTGACCGGTATGGGAGACCACTGGCGACTAACCGTATGGGATTTTCTATTCAAATTCATAAGACTGATATACCCATACAAAAATTTAATGATATTCTTTTAAATGTAATAAAAATTATAGAAATGAATGGAGATTCATATGTTGATACCCTCCCTATATCGCTTCCGCCTTTTGAATTTCTGTTTTCTGATTCTGGTGATATTAAGAAAGAACAAAAGGAACAAAAATGGAAAGAAAGTAAAAAATTCGACCAGGATGCTACCGCTGCCCAGGTTATTGAAAAATTAAAAGAAAAATATAAAATTACGAATGACTATAGCGAAGCTGATATCAGAAAAATTATCGGAGTCCGCTATGAAATGGAGACAAGAGGGTTTGGTATTAATGCCCCTTTTACCATTGCTACTGATGTTAGCTCTAATACAGTGATGCAGTTGGAAGAACGCCATCTGGAATTTTCAGGTGTAAATATTGTTACAGAGCCTATCCGGCATTATGTAAACGGAGATATGGCAGCCCACATTCTTGGACGGGTAGGTATTATTTATGAAGAAGAATATAATAAATATAAAGAAGAATATGAAAAGACGAAAGATGAAACAAAACGCTATGGAATGAATGATATACTTGGCAAAGAAGGCATGGAAAAGATTCTGGAACCATACTTAAAAGGAAAAGATGGTATAAGCAGTATCGAACAAAACGTAGAAGGGAAGCTTACACAGGTGTTAAACAGCAAGCCGCCTGTTCCCGGTAATAATGCCATACTTACTATTGATGCCGAATTGCAAAAGGTAGCCGAAAGGTCTCTTCGTGATACCATTCAAAAGATCCGTGAAGATGCAATTGAAGAAATACGCAAGAACCCAGGAAGGAGCAATATAGGCGAAGATGCAAGCAGTGGCGCGGTGGTTGCGATGGACGTCAACACCGGGGAAATATTAGCCATGGCCACATATCCCACTTATGACCCTTCACAGTTTAATGAGAATTATTTAAAATTATTGAAGGACCCGTTAAAGCCGATGCTCAACAGGGCGATCAGCGGAGCTTATCCTCCCGCTTCCACCTTTAAGATGCTCACCGCTATTGCAGCTTTGGAAGAGAACATTATTACTCCTGAGACCAGGATATTAGATAGAGGAGTATACGATTATTATAAAGGTGATCCCAAAAGGTGCTGGATTTACCAGGCCAGGTACGGTTACCGCACGCACGGTTATGAAAATGTATCGGATGCATTGAGAGATTCGTGCAACTACTTCTTTTTTGAGGTTGGACGTCAGCTCACGATACAAAGGTTATATGAATATGGTAAAAAATTTGGTCTGGGAGAATTGACCGGAATAGAACTGCCGGGTGAAAGCAGGGGAATATTCGCCGGGCCGGAGTATAGAAAACTGACATCAAAAGAACCATGGTGGCCTGGTGAAACGCTGAGTGCGTCCATAGGGCAGATGCATATATTTACCCCTATTCAGCTGGTAAGTTATGTAAGCACCCTGGCAAACGGTGGAACCAGGTATAAAGCACATCTGATAAAGCGGGTAAAATCCTATAGTGATGGTAAAAAAATCAAGGAAGTAGAACCTGAAATTATTAGTGAAGTAAAAACTAATCCCAAGAATTTAAGGGCAGTTCTGGAGGGGATGAGAAATGTAACCCAGGAGGACGGAACAGCAAGCCATGTTTTTAAAGATTTCCCGATAACAGTTGCCGGCAAAACAGGAACAGCTGAGCTGGGTGAAGGAAGAGGTTCTAATAATGGAGTGTTTGTAGGTTTTGCACCTTATGAGAATCCTCAAATTGCAGTAGCGGTCGTTATTGAGCATGGAAGAAGCGGTGGTAATACCGCTCCGGTTGCAAGAGAAATCTTTGCACAATATTTAGGTTTGAATACGCCTAAGGATGATTATCTTCCTGTCAATCAATTGGTGCAATGA
- the mreD gene encoding rod shape-determining protein MreD — MRAFIIGLILVLAFVIQSTILHYIEIFGIKPNLIVMVTIYFALMQGSVEGAVVGLLGGILLDILVGRVFGLYSLIGMYTGIFAGHFNKRFFKENYLVALLFTFIFSFLYELIFYLLNYFIWGETRIIYVLQNIIIPEALYNCILAIPVYILIIKINRWLEKKERMSRKY; from the coding sequence GTGAGAGCGTTTATTATAGGTTTAATACTTGTTTTGGCATTTGTAATACAATCAACCATACTGCATTATATTGAAATTTTTGGTATTAAGCCTAATTTAATTGTTATGGTGACCATTTATTTTGCACTCATGCAAGGCAGTGTGGAAGGAGCCGTGGTTGGCCTTTTGGGAGGTATTTTATTAGATATCCTGGTAGGAAGGGTTTTTGGCCTTTATTCATTAATAGGTATGTACACCGGTATTTTTGCGGGTCACTTTAACAAAAGATTTTTTAAGGAAAATTATCTTGTAGCCCTGTTGTTTACATTTATTTTTAGTTTTTTGTATGAACTTATTTTTTACTTGTTAAATTATTTTATTTGGGGAGAAACAAGAATAATATATGTTTTGCAAAATATTATTATACCTGAAGCATTATACAATTGTATTTTGGCAATTCCGGTATATATTTTAATTATAAAGATTAATAGATGGTTGGAAAAAAAGGAAAGAATGTCTAGAAAATATTGA